In one Litoribacterium kuwaitense genomic region, the following are encoded:
- a CDS encoding anti-sigma factor domain-containing protein produces MTKGIVVDKKGKKTIILTRDGAFRRVIVKGNFHLGDEIDVPNRHKWSPWLPFASIVFLIMASLWIVRIPITHTMYDDSIAAYVSFDMNWSLEASLNESMEVISWSPISTIEDSFIQNLQFEPFIPFSLFVKNFLSASKKTGQVNPRSDMLVSLTVADGILPEQTKQLRQEIHEEIRLLASADNNEWSVTALQTNLAHREKALQQSVSPGKYVLYESLENQMTLDDVRASSFKQIKEQIAASPTVKWPESVASFPKDAKLLPQEKDNLSSDNEAVELQNMQ; encoded by the coding sequence TTGACGAAAGGGATTGTGGTCGATAAGAAAGGGAAGAAAACCATTATCCTCACTCGTGACGGAGCCTTTCGCCGTGTGATCGTTAAAGGAAATTTCCATCTAGGTGACGAAATTGACGTGCCAAACAGGCACAAATGGTCTCCTTGGCTTCCTTTCGCATCTATCGTATTTCTCATTATGGCCAGCTTATGGATTGTGCGTATTCCTATTACCCATACGATGTACGATGATTCCATCGCTGCCTATGTTAGTTTTGATATGAACTGGAGTTTGGAGGCTTCATTAAATGAATCGATGGAGGTCATTTCTTGGTCGCCGATCTCCACTATAGAGGATTCTTTTATACAGAACCTTCAGTTTGAGCCATTCATTCCGTTTTCTTTGTTTGTCAAAAACTTTTTGTCTGCTTCTAAGAAAACGGGGCAAGTCAATCCTCGATCGGACATGCTCGTTTCTTTAACAGTCGCAGATGGAATACTCCCAGAACAAACAAAACAATTACGGCAGGAAATTCATGAAGAAATAAGACTGCTTGCATCTGCTGACAACAATGAATGGTCAGTGACGGCACTGCAGACGAATTTAGCGCATCGAGAAAAAGCGTTGCAACAAAGTGTTTCTCCTGGGAAGTATGTATTGTATGAAAGTCTGGAAAATCAAATGACGCTTGATGATGTCCGGGCTTCTTCATTTAAGCAAATTAAAGAGCAGATTGCTGCCAGTCCAACAGTAAAATGGCCTGAATCGGTGGCGAGTTTTCCAAAAGATGCGAAGTTACTACCGCAGGAAAAAGATAATTTATCCTCAGATAACGAAGCTGTAGAACTCCAAAATATGCAATAA
- a CDS encoding O-acetylhomoserine aminocarboxypropyltransferase/cysteine synthase family protein, whose translation MTKNSYRFETLSVHAGLQADPATGARALPIYLSNAYQFKDTDNAAGLFGLKEEGYIYTRIHNPTVTAFEERMAALEKGVGALALSSGMAAITTAILNLAGSGDEIIASTALYGGTYNLFAVTLPRYGIKTKFIDVNNTEELEAAINENTKAVFAESIGNPSLVILDTEKVSNVAHKHGLPLIVDNTFPTPYLHRPIEHGADIVVHSATKWIGGNGTNLGGVLVDGGTFDWNSDKFPGFIEPDESYNGLVYAKDLGPLAFVMKARVQLLRDMGQAISPFNAFQLALGLETLTVRMKEHVANTRKMVRFLENHPLVTWIRYPEHEEHPDRTLAEKYMPNGAGSVIVFGIKGGRDAGAACINSVQLWSHLANVGDAKSLIIHPASTTHQQLSDEDLQKSGASEDLIRLSVGIEHIDDLIADLDQALQEAAKTTNK comes from the coding sequence ATGACAAAAAATTCATATCGTTTTGAGACACTGAGTGTTCACGCTGGCTTGCAAGCAGATCCTGCTACAGGGGCTCGAGCATTACCAATTTATTTGTCGAACGCTTATCAATTTAAAGATACAGATAACGCTGCTGGTTTATTTGGACTGAAGGAAGAAGGGTATATTTATACTCGCATACATAATCCAACAGTCACTGCTTTTGAAGAGCGCATGGCTGCTCTGGAAAAAGGCGTTGGCGCACTCGCTTTATCAAGTGGGATGGCTGCGATTACAACAGCAATCTTAAACTTGGCTGGCAGTGGTGATGAAATTATTGCCTCCACAGCATTGTATGGCGGTACGTATAATTTATTTGCGGTTACCCTCCCACGTTACGGAATTAAAACCAAGTTTATTGATGTGAATAATACAGAAGAATTGGAAGCGGCCATTAATGAAAATACAAAGGCTGTGTTTGCCGAATCCATTGGAAACCCTAGCCTCGTCATTTTAGATACCGAAAAAGTATCAAACGTTGCTCATAAACATGGTCTCCCACTGATTGTTGACAACACATTTCCTACCCCGTATTTACACCGTCCGATTGAGCATGGGGCTGACATCGTCGTCCACTCAGCAACAAAATGGATCGGTGGAAATGGTACAAATCTAGGTGGCGTCCTCGTTGATGGTGGGACTTTCGATTGGAATTCGGACAAGTTCCCTGGTTTCATTGAGCCTGATGAAAGTTATAACGGTCTCGTCTACGCTAAAGATTTAGGGCCACTGGCTTTTGTCATGAAAGCAAGAGTGCAGCTTTTGAGAGATATGGGGCAAGCCATTAGTCCGTTTAATGCTTTTCAATTGGCTCTTGGGTTAGAGACACTTACTGTCCGAATGAAAGAACATGTTGCAAATACGAGAAAGATGGTTCGGTTCTTAGAAAATCATCCGCTTGTGACCTGGATTCGATATCCTGAACATGAGGAGCATCCTGACCGGACCTTAGCTGAGAAGTACATGCCTAATGGTGCAGGCTCTGTGATCGTTTTCGGAATCAAAGGTGGGCGCGACGCAGGTGCAGCATGCATTAATTCCGTGCAGCTCTGGTCACATCTTGCAAACGTTGGCGATGCAAAAAGCTTAATTATTCATCCAGCGAGCACGACGCATCAACAGCTGTCAGACGAAGATTTGCAAAAGTCAGGTGCTTCTGAGGATCTCATTCGTTTGTCAGTTGGAATTGAGCACATAGACGATCTCATTGCCGATTTGGATCAAGCACTTCAAGAGGCTGCAAAAACAACGAACAAATAA